A window of Candidatus Bathyarchaeota archaeon contains these coding sequences:
- a CDS encoding molybdopterin-binding protein, which produces MTVDVEVICIGNELLIGKIENTNAYWLAKQITALGANLRRVTVIQDVIDEIAACIQEVACRKPRFIITTGGLGPTFDDKTFQGIAKALNQKLAVNADAYETVKRKCTEFAKNHGMPGEVEMTPPRVKMAIFPETTQPVNNPIGTAPALRAQIGETVLYALPGVPAEMKAIFTESIAAEIRVAGGDCVFCECSVFSDGVVESRLAPLIDRVMAEYRGVYVKSHPMGCNRVELHLTMMSKNGEPNGWLEKAAGQLRALIAENGGKTRT; this is translated from the coding sequence TTGACCGTTGATGTCGAAGTCATCTGCATCGGTAACGAATTGCTCATCGGTAAAATCGAAAACACCAATGCTTATTGGCTTGCAAAACAAATCACCGCGTTGGGCGCGAACTTAAGGCGAGTCACTGTAATCCAAGATGTCATCGACGAAATCGCCGCCTGTATTCAAGAAGTCGCTTGCAGAAAACCCCGATTCATCATCACCACAGGCGGTTTAGGTCCGACTTTTGACGACAAAACCTTCCAAGGTATCGCCAAAGCCCTAAACCAAAAACTCGCTGTAAACGCCGATGCATACGAAACGGTGAAGCGGAAATGTACCGAATTCGCCAAAAACCACGGCATGCCCGGTGAAGTTGAGATGACGCCGCCGAGGGTCAAGATGGCGATTTTTCCAGAAACAACTCAACCTGTAAACAACCCAATCGGAACTGCACCTGCGCTGCGGGCTCAAATCGGCGAAACAGTTTTGTACGCTTTACCTGGAGTACCTGCTGAAATGAAAGCGATTTTCACTGAAAGCATCGCAGCTGAGATTAGGGTGGCTGGTGGAGATTGCGTTTTTTGTGAATGTAGCGTTTTTTCAGATGGTGTTGTGGAGTCACGTTTGGCTCCGCTCATAGATAGGGTGATGGCGGAGTATCGTGGGGTTTACGTTAAGTCGCATCCGATGGGTTGCAACAGGGTGGAGTTGCATTTGACCATGATGTCAAAAAATGGGGAACCTAATGGGTGGCTGGAGAAGGCGGCTGGGCAACTTAGAGCTTTGATTGCAGAGAACGGTGGAAAAACACGAACCTGA